The Nitrospira tepida genome includes a window with the following:
- a CDS encoding RidA family protein — protein MSCEERLREMGVELPTAPKPVANYVPAVRSGRLLFLSGVLPMKNGRLSYTGKLGRDLTVEQGVEAARLALLNALAILKSELGDLDRIGQVVRMTGHVASAEGFVQQPAVVNGASDLLVAAFGEAGRHARVAVGAAELPLNAPVELELIVEISTDT, from the coding sequence ATGTCCTGCGAGGAACGTCTGAGAGAGATGGGGGTGGAACTGCCGACCGCCCCCAAGCCGGTCGCCAACTATGTGCCGGCCGTCAGATCGGGCCGGTTGTTGTTCCTGAGCGGCGTGCTCCCGATGAAAAACGGCCGGCTGTCCTATACGGGAAAGTTAGGCCGAGACTTGACGGTCGAACAGGGGGTGGAGGCGGCGCGGCTGGCATTGCTCAATGCGCTGGCCATTCTCAAGAGCGAACTCGGCGACTTGGACCGAATCGGTCAGGTCGTGCGCATGACCGGTCATGTCGCCTCGGCCGAAGGATTCGTCCAACAGCCGGCCGTCGTCAACGGCGCCTCGGACTTGCTGGTGGCGGCGTTCGGCGAGGCGGGCCGCCATGCCAGAGTGGCAGTCGGCGCCGCAGAGTTGCCCCTCAATGCGCCGGTTGAGCTGGAGTTGATCGTCGAAATTTCGACGGATACGTAA